Proteins found in one Triticum aestivum cultivar Chinese Spring chromosome 4D, IWGSC CS RefSeq v2.1, whole genome shotgun sequence genomic segment:
- the LOC123097116 gene encoding isovalerate--CoA ligase AAE2-like: MYELHFAVPMASAVLCTLNTRHDAAMVSTLLKHSDAKVFLVESSLLGIGRDALHRLADPRSGAASIPVLVTISDDTDSIDPDVCENEYEALIKSTPWHFDIRWPANELDPITLNYTSGTTSRPKGVLYNHRGVYLNTIATVLGYDITPMPTYLWTVPNGWSLTWVVAMQGGTNICLRHFTTRVIFDSIARHGGTHMGGAPTVLNMTVNAPAVDRRPPSTETVVRVMTGGAPPPPRVLAGMEELGFVVYHIYGLTETHGAATVCTLTPEWDALPVEERARLKARQGFHHIAMEDADVKDPTTMESVPHDGKTVGEVMFRGNTVMSGYYKDVDATKESMAGGWLRTGDLAIRHPDGYIQVKDRAKDIIISGGENISSIEVESIIFGHPAVLEAAVVARPDDHWGETPCAFVKLKDGTSSTETEIIGFCREKLPHYMVPKIVVFEDLPKASTGKTQKFVLREKAGENRPKTAKGVFDSVW; the protein is encoded by the exons ATGTACGAGCTACACTTCGCCGTGCCCATGGCCAGCGCCGTCCTCTGCACGCTTAACACGCGGCACGACGCGGCCATGGTGTCCACCCTGCTGAAGCACTCCGATGCCAAGGTGTTCCTCGTTGAGTCGAGCCTTCTCGGAATCGGGAGAGACGCGCTGCATCGTCTCGCCGACCCTAGGTCCGGCGCCGCCAGCATTCCAGTCCTCGTAACCATCTCTGACGACACCGACTCCATCGACCCTGACGTCTGCGAAAATGAGTATGAGGCTCTCATCAAGAGTACCCCTTGGCATTTCGACATCCGCTGGCCGGCGAATGAGTTGGACCCCATCACGCTCAACTACACGTCTGGCACGACGTCGCGGCCCAAGGGTGTGCTCTACAACCACCGGGGCGTGTACCTGAACACCATCGCCACGGTCCTCGGTTACGACATCACTCCGATGCCGACGTACCTGTGGACTGTGCCCAACGGCTGGAGCCTGACGTGGGTTGTCGCCATGCAGGGTGGCACCAACATCTGTCTCCGCCACTTCACGACGAGGGTCATCTTCGACAGCATCGCACGACATGGAGGGACACACATGGGCGGTGCACCTACGGTTCTCAACATGACCGTTAATGCGCCCGCCGTAGATCGAAGGCCACCGTCGACCGAGACGGTGGTGCGTGTCATGACGGGCggcgcgccgccaccgccccgcgTCCTGGCTGGAATGGAGGAGCTTGGTTTCGTGGTATATCATATATACGGCCTCACGGAGACGCACGGTGCAGCCACTGTGTGCACTTTGACGCCGGAGTGGGATGCgctgccggtggaggagcgcgcgcggCTCAAGGCGCGACAGGGGTTCCATCACATAGCGATGGAGGATGCCGATGTCAAGGACCCAACCACCATGGAGAGTGTGCCGCACGACGGTAAGACAGTGGGCGAGGTGATGTTCCGTGGCAACACAGTCATGAGTGGGTACTACAAGGATGTTGATGCGACCAAAGAGTCCATGGCGGGAGGGTGGTTGCGCACAGGGGACCTTGCCATCCGGCACCCAGACGGGTACATCCAAGTCAAAGATAGGGCCAAGGACATCATCATATCGGGCGGCGAGAACATCAGCTCGATTGAGGTGGAGTCCATAATCTTTGGCCACCCGGCGGTGCTCGAGGCGGCGGTTGTGGCGAGGCCCGACGACCATTGGGGGGAGACACCATGTGCCTTCGTCAAGCTGAAGGATGGCACAAGTTCCACAGAAACAGAGATCATAGGCTTCTGTCGGGAGAAGCTGCCACACTACATGGTGCCCAAGATAGTGGTATTTGAGGATTTGCCCAAAGCTTCCACCGGGAAGACGCAGAAGTTTGTTCTTCGAGAGAAGGCCGGAGAAAACAGGCCGAAAACAgcaaagggcgtgtttg ATTCTGTGTGGTAA